GGCCAAGGTGGCCTCGCGGGCAGAAATCCAGATCACCACATCGCCGTCGCGCACGCTCACGGTGTCGACAGCGACGATCGCCCGCGACGACCATGCCTCCGCGGTTGCTGGCTGAATCAGTCGCAGTCGCAACCCGGCCAGGGCCGGATCTTTCACCGTGGCGACCACCGTACCGCAGACGCGTCCCAGTTTCATGGCCGGCGCCGCCTCATTTGCGGAAGATGACCTGTCCGTCGCGGTCA
This bacterium DNA region includes the following protein-coding sequences:
- a CDS encoding EutN/CcmL family microcompartment protein, yielding MKLGRVCGTVVATVKDPALAGLRLRLIQPATAEAWSSRAIVAVDTVSVRDGDVVIWISAREATLA